A single window of Streptomyces xanthii DNA harbors:
- a CDS encoding ROK family transcriptional regulator, with product MPASPSTARAINDRLALRLLQEEGPLTAGQLKERTGLSRPTVADLVERLAAAGFIQVVGEAGAQRRGPNARLYGLVADRAHLAALDVRTEGVRLVVADLLGAVLAEASLSVDTREATGAAVERTIALLERTAKEAGVERLHTIGVGAPGLVDPVTGALRDSTKLPEWHRRLVPALQERLGARVLVENETNLAALAERRDGVARDRDTFVLLWLGLGIGAAVVLDGVLRRGASGGTGEVGFLPVPGTGGLPSATGCDGGFHDLAWAGAVLSLAGEYGLVGAAEPLERAFDVVREAAGASGGAAEEFLDALAGRLAIGAAAVVAVLDPGCVVLAGEVGRAGGDALARRVAVRLAAMSPLVTEVRAGILGGGAVLSGALVTAREAAQEAVYSP from the coding sequence ATGCCCGCATCACCGAGCACCGCCCGAGCCATCAACGACCGGCTCGCCCTGCGCCTGCTGCAGGAAGAAGGCCCGCTGACCGCCGGGCAGTTGAAGGAGCGCACCGGCCTGTCCCGGCCCACCGTCGCGGACCTCGTCGAGCGGCTCGCCGCCGCCGGCTTCATCCAGGTCGTCGGCGAGGCGGGCGCGCAGCGGCGCGGCCCCAACGCCCGCCTGTACGGGCTCGTCGCCGACCGCGCCCACCTCGCGGCCCTCGACGTCCGCACCGAAGGGGTCCGGCTCGTCGTCGCCGACCTGCTCGGCGCCGTGCTCGCCGAGGCGTCCCTGTCCGTCGACACCCGTGAGGCGACCGGCGCCGCCGTCGAGCGCACCATCGCCCTCCTCGAACGGACCGCGAAGGAGGCCGGCGTCGAGCGGCTGCACACCATCGGCGTCGGCGCCCCCGGCCTCGTCGACCCCGTGACGGGCGCCCTGCGCGACTCCACGAAACTCCCCGAATGGCACCGCCGCCTCGTCCCGGCCCTCCAGGAACGGCTCGGCGCGCGCGTGCTCGTGGAGAACGAGACGAACCTCGCGGCGCTCGCCGAGCGGCGCGACGGGGTGGCCCGCGACCGGGACACGTTCGTGCTGCTGTGGCTCGGGCTCGGCATCGGCGCGGCGGTCGTCCTCGACGGGGTGCTGCGCCGCGGGGCCTCTGGCGGAACCGGGGAGGTCGGGTTCCTGCCCGTGCCGGGTACGGGGGGACTGCCGTCCGCCACCGGGTGCGACGGAGGGTTCCACGATCTGGCCTGGGCCGGAGCGGTGCTCTCTCTCGCGGGGGAGTACGGGCTGGTCGGCGCGGCGGAGCCGCTGGAGCGGGCGTTCGATGTTGTGCGGGAGGCGGCGGGGGCCTCCGGCGGTGCGGCGGAGGAGTTCCTGGACGCGCTGGCCGGGCGGCTCGCGATCGGGGCCGCCGCGGTGGTGGCCGTGCTGGATCCCGGGTGCGTGGTGCTCGCGGGAGAGGTGGGGCGGGCCGGGGGTGACGCGTTGGCCCGGCGGGTCGCCGTGCGGCTCGCCGCGATGTCGCCGCTGGTGACGGAGGTGCGGGCCGGGATTCTGGGAGGCGGGGCCGTCTTGAGCGGGGCGTTGGTGACGGCGCGGGAGGCGGCGCAGGAGGCGGTGTACTCGCCGTAG
- a CDS encoding acyl-CoA thioesterase has product MTAEALAVPAEPAPSHGRLVPVTVHFDDLDALGLLHNARYPVMVERAWSALWHERGLSFEGDWAAAGDFCNAVKEFTITYDAPVKRPGAYAVSLWLERLGRTGLTYGFRFCSADGSLTYAHGTRVLVRLDPATLRPAPWSERFRALGQDLLRPRG; this is encoded by the coding sequence GTGACCGCCGAAGCCCTCGCCGTCCCCGCCGAACCCGCCCCCTCCCACGGCCGGCTCGTCCCCGTCACCGTCCACTTCGACGACCTCGACGCGCTCGGGCTGCTGCACAACGCCCGCTATCCCGTGATGGTCGAGCGGGCCTGGAGCGCCCTGTGGCACGAGCGCGGACTCTCCTTCGAGGGCGACTGGGCGGCGGCCGGCGACTTCTGCAACGCGGTCAAGGAGTTCACGATCACCTACGACGCCCCGGTCAAGCGGCCCGGCGCCTATGCCGTGAGCCTCTGGCTGGAGCGGCTCGGCCGCACCGGACTGACCTACGGCTTCCGCTTCTGTTCCGCCGACGGCTCGCTCACCTACGCGCACGGGACGCGCGTCCTGGTCAGGCTCGACCCGGCGACGCTGCGCCCCGCACCGTGGAGCGAGCGCTTCAGGGCCTTGGGGCAGGATCTGCTGCGCCCGCGGGGCTGA
- a CDS encoding uracil-xanthine permease family protein yields MDLGVRWKLHGDGRTPAPGAVVRPDERLSWPRTIGLGAQHVVAMFGASFVAPVLMGLDPNLAIMMSGVATVIFLLATRGRVPSYLGCSLSFVGVAAVIRAQGGSSATVTGAVFAVGVVLFLAGLAVQRFGARIIHAAMPPIVTGAVVMLIGFNLAPVTASTYWPTDQWTALLVMLFTGLAVVCLRGFWSRIAIFLGLIFGYGISWLFDRIFGRIHSVNGGGAAVDHWRLDLSGVGKADWIGLPSFHAPSFEWSAILVALPVVIALIAENAGHVKAVGEMTGDDLDDKLGTAISADGAASMLSTAVGGPPNTTYSENIGVMAATRVYSTAAYWAAAGFALLFGLCPKFGAIVAAIPGGVLGGITVILYGMIGLLGAQIWINAGVDLRNPLNLVPAAAGIIIGVGNVSLKFTDNFSLSGIALGTIVVITGYHALRAMAPAHLKTQEPLLDAGTSTYDENSAPQDHDKGTGKKG; encoded by the coding sequence ATGGACCTCGGCGTGCGCTGGAAACTGCACGGCGACGGGCGCACCCCGGCCCCCGGTGCCGTCGTCCGCCCCGACGAGCGGCTCTCCTGGCCGCGGACCATCGGACTCGGCGCCCAGCACGTCGTCGCGATGTTCGGCGCCTCGTTCGTCGCACCGGTCCTGATGGGCCTCGACCCCAACCTCGCGATCATGATGTCCGGTGTCGCGACGGTCATCTTCCTGCTCGCGACGCGCGGCCGGGTTCCCAGCTACCTCGGCTGCTCGCTGTCCTTCGTCGGCGTCGCCGCCGTCATCCGCGCGCAGGGCGGCTCCAGCGCCACGGTCACCGGCGCCGTCTTCGCCGTCGGTGTGGTCCTCTTCCTGGCCGGTCTCGCCGTGCAGCGGTTCGGCGCGCGGATCATCCACGCGGCGATGCCGCCGATCGTGACCGGCGCCGTCGTCATGCTGATCGGCTTCAACCTGGCCCCGGTCACCGCCTCCACGTACTGGCCGACCGACCAGTGGACGGCGCTCCTGGTCATGCTGTTCACCGGTTTGGCCGTCGTGTGCCTGCGCGGTTTCTGGTCCCGTATCGCGATCTTCCTGGGCCTGATCTTCGGCTACGGCATCTCCTGGCTGTTCGACCGGATCTTCGGCCGCATCCACTCCGTGAACGGCGGCGGCGCCGCCGTGGACCACTGGCGCCTCGACCTCTCCGGCGTCGGCAAGGCCGACTGGATCGGTCTGCCCTCCTTCCACGCCCCGTCCTTCGAGTGGTCCGCGATCCTCGTGGCGCTGCCCGTGGTCATCGCGCTGATCGCGGAGAACGCCGGACACGTCAAGGCCGTCGGCGAGATGACCGGCGACGACCTCGACGACAAGCTCGGTACGGCCATCTCGGCCGACGGCGCCGCGTCCATGCTCTCCACCGCCGTCGGCGGCCCGCCGAACACCACGTACTCCGAGAACATCGGCGTCATGGCCGCCACCCGCGTCTACTCCACGGCCGCCTACTGGGCCGCCGCCGGTTTCGCGCTCCTCTTCGGCCTGTGCCCCAAGTTCGGCGCGATCGTCGCCGCGATCCCGGGCGGCGTCCTCGGCGGCATCACCGTCATCCTCTACGGCATGATCGGCCTGCTCGGCGCCCAGATCTGGATCAACGCCGGGGTCGACCTGCGCAATCCACTGAACCTGGTCCCGGCCGCCGCGGGCATCATCATCGGCGTCGGCAACGTCTCCCTGAAGTTCACCGACAACTTCTCCCTGAGCGGCATCGCCCTCGGCACGATCGTCGTCATCACCGGCTACCACGCCTTGCGCGCGATGGCCCCCGCCCACCTCAAGACCCAGGAACCCCTCCTGGACGCGGGCACCTCGACGTACGACGAGAACAGCGCCCCCCAGGACCACGACAAGGGCACCGGCAAGAAGGGCTGA
- a CDS encoding MFS transporter, whose translation MSGTASAAHQSTYGPRELKRARYAVATVFCVHGAVTGSFATRVPWIQDHAGVGAGQLGLALAFPAIGASVAMPLAGSVSHRFGARTALRGLLALWTLALVLPSLAPNLLTLCVALFVYGATAGMSDVAMNALGVEIETRLDKSIMSGLHGMWSAGALLGSAGGTLAAHIGADARLHHLLAAAVLTVAGFAACRWVLDLRPAEDEEAPPRFTLPPKSALLIGAVGFCAVFAEGASLDWSAVYLRDVLGTSAGLAAACTTAFTLTMAIARIAGDAVVDRFGAVRTVRIGGIGATLGALLVVVAPNPAIAMAGFGLLGLGIAVVVPLAFAAAGRSGPNPSQAIAGVATITYTSGLVAPSAIGTIADATSLVVSFGVVTVLACGLAVFAGVLRGADRAPSGVVGQVSPAGAADPAPRP comes from the coding sequence ATGAGCGGAACAGCGTCTGCGGCACATCAATCCACTTACGGACCGAGGGAGTTGAAGCGCGCCCGGTACGCGGTGGCGACCGTCTTCTGCGTCCACGGCGCGGTGACCGGTTCGTTCGCGACCCGGGTGCCGTGGATCCAGGACCACGCGGGCGTCGGCGCGGGCCAGCTCGGGCTGGCGCTCGCCTTCCCGGCGATCGGCGCCTCCGTGGCGATGCCGCTGGCCGGGAGCGTCAGTCACCGGTTCGGCGCGCGCACCGCGCTGCGCGGGCTGCTCGCGCTGTGGACGCTGGCACTGGTCCTGCCGTCCCTCGCGCCGAACCTGCTCACGCTCTGCGTCGCGCTGTTCGTCTACGGGGCGACGGCCGGCATGTCGGACGTGGCGATGAACGCGCTCGGCGTCGAGATCGAGACCCGCCTCGACAAGTCGATCATGTCGGGGCTGCACGGGATGTGGAGCGCGGGAGCACTGCTGGGTTCGGCGGGCGGCACGCTCGCCGCGCACATCGGCGCGGACGCCCGGCTGCACCATCTGCTCGCGGCAGCCGTGCTGACCGTGGCCGGGTTCGCCGCCTGCCGCTGGGTGCTGGACCTGCGCCCGGCCGAGGACGAGGAGGCGCCGCCCCGCTTCACCCTTCCGCCGAAGTCGGCGCTGCTCATCGGCGCGGTCGGGTTCTGCGCGGTGTTCGCGGAGGGCGCGAGCCTGGACTGGTCGGCGGTCTATCTGCGGGACGTGCTCGGCACGTCGGCCGGGCTCGCGGCGGCCTGCACGACGGCGTTCACGCTCACCATGGCGATCGCGCGGATCGCGGGCGACGCCGTGGTCGACCGCTTCGGAGCGGTGCGCACGGTCCGGATCGGCGGGATCGGCGCGACGCTGGGCGCCCTGCTCGTGGTGGTCGCACCGAATCCGGCGATCGCGATGGCCGGATTCGGGCTGCTCGGGCTCGGCATCGCGGTCGTCGTGCCGCTCGCCTTCGCGGCGGCGGGCCGCAGCGGGCCGAACCCGAGCCAGGCCATCGCCGGCGTCGCCACCATCACGTACACGTCGGGGCTGGTCGCGCCCTCCGCGATCGGCACGATCGCCGACGCGACGAGCCTCGTGGTGTCGTTCGGCGTGGTGACCGTGCTCGCCTGCGGGCTCGCGGTGTTCGCGGGCGTGCTGCGCGGCGCCGACCGGGCGCCGTCCGGCGTCGTGGGCCAGGTCAGCCCCGCGGGCGCAGCAGATCCTGCCCCAAGGCCCTGA